CCTTGGACACGACCGTGCCGCGGACTCTCACGCACCCATCGCGGAACAGGTCTCCGGCCACCGCGATCTGCGCGGGCGTCGGGATTGGGGGAGAGTTCAACGGACACGGTTTGTCGCGGGGCGAGAGCACGTCGAGGCTGAACAGGACGACCAGGGCCACCACCCCCGTGCCCAGCAGGCTAATCGCCCACATGAGGCACCCTCGAAGGCATCCGCAACCCTTGAGCTCTTCAGTCGGTCTCTCGCCTGGGTGCGGTTGATCCTCTTCCGATGGCGGGGCCGGGGCGCCTTCCAGAAGATTCCCCTGCGCTTCCGGTTCACGCGCAGTGTCCTGGACTTCATCGGCGGTCCTGGGGCAGGCAGTTGTCCCGGTATCCGGCAACTCCAATTGGACTTCGTCGGCGGTCCTGGGTCGGGCAGGTGACTCGGAGTCGGGCGACTCTTCTTCGAGCAGCTCAAGCTCGAGTTCATACCCCACCCCCGCGGCCGCCTTCGCCGCATCGCCCGACCGTCCGGCCAGCCACCACTCCGATGCATGCATGAAGGCGTGATAGGCCGCGTCCAGGTCGGCGCCCCGGAGTGGGGGCGCACTGCCCGAGCCAAACCACGGCGGAGCCTTGCCCGCGACGCCGAGCCACCGCTGGGCCGCATTCAGCCCGACGGCGTGGGCCAGCATGGAATCGGGTCTGTCCGCAACGCCCGCCAACTCAGGTCTGGCCAGGGACTCTTTCCAGCCAAGCCACTGACCGATCTCAGCCGCTCCCGCCGGCGTTGGCGTCAGCATGCCCGTCCTTGGCATCGTCATCTGCACTGTCGCAAACGAGTACCCGAGGCCTGCGAACGCGCCGATCAGGACGTTCGCCCACCACTGGTCCAGCCAAAGGGCCGCCCAAAGCCCGGTGCCAACACCCGTCAAGATGCAAGCGAGCATCCACCAGGTGCCTCCGTCGTCGGAGTTTTCCCGCCTGACCCGCACCGGGTTGTCGTGGAACAGGCCACGCTGCCGGAGGTAGTCCCCAATCTGGTCGCCGACGGCGTCTTCGCGCTTCTTGATCGCGTCATGGAGCGCATCAAGCGTTGTGGGGCGCGACGGCAGGCTGTCGCATATGGTTCGCTCCCACTCGTGCTGCGTGAGACCCTGGCGAGACAGCCGGTAGAGGAATCCGACCTTTGTTCCGACGGGCTCGATGCGCAGCGTGCCGCGCTGGCACATCTCGATGATGGAGGCCAGCAGGGTTGGGGTCCATGTCATGTGGCCTTGAAGCACTGATACCGCAGCCGCGGGCATCGAGTCGGGCCGAGGGGTCCCCGAATACCATGGGCTCGCCTGTGGGGGCCGGTACTCGGGCCAAAGCCACAGCGCGATGATGAGCAGCTGCGCGACGACGACGCCTATCGTGCGAAAGCCCCAGGCCGCCAGCTGCGCCAGGTCCATTTGCTGGAAGTCGGGAAAGCCGCTTTCGGCGATTGCCCCGCCTGGGTCCATTGCGAAGAGCAGGCCGACGGCGAGAATGACCGCCCCGGCTGTCGCCATGCTCACGACGGCCTACCTTCTCTGATCAGATATTCCCTTCCAAGACGGGCCAGACCATGATGGAGTACGCGCGGACCTGACGACAGGTCCAGCACGAGGGTCGATGTGAACGTTCTTGATTGCGTCAAGCGTGGTGGACGGAATGGGACTCGCCCCCCGACTACATTATGTCAATGTGTCGTCCTTACCGGCTGAGCCATTCGCGAATGGCGCAGCTCGCCGTGCGAGTGGGCCGCAGCGGACCTCGTCGGCGTACGCGCCCCCAGCGCGTGCGGCGCATACTTGGGGCGCGCGCGATCGAGAATCCGTCCCATGACCACGCCCGACCCGGTGCCGGTGTCGGTGACCGACATCCACCGAATGAAAGGCTGAGGAGGGGGCCTCTTGGCTTCAGCCGGCGCCGAGGAACGCATCCGGTACGAACCCGACGAGCGATGTCCGCCGTTGGTGGCGATTGGCGTCGGCATTCAGGGGGTTTTGCTGGCGCTCGCTCCGCTGGTGGTCGTCGCCGCCATCAGTGGCGTCGCGGCCGGCCAGGACGAGCGCCAGCTGAGGTGGACCCTGGTCGCGGCCCTGGCCGTCGGCGGCATCGTCACCATCCTCCAGGCGGCGCGCGTCGGGCGCGTGGGCCTCGGGCACATCATGATCATGGGGGTCACCCCCAACTACATCGCGGTCTCGGTGTTGGCGTTGGCGGAGGGCGGGCCGTCCACGCTGGCGAGCCTCCTCGTGCT
This sequence is a window from Chloroflexota bacterium. Protein-coding genes within it:
- a CDS encoding DUF2207 domain-containing protein, which encodes MATAGAVILAVGLLFAMDPGGAIAESGFPDFQQMDLAQLAAWGFRTIGVVVAQLLIIALWLWPEYRPPQASPWYSGTPRPDSMPAAAVSVLQGHMTWTPTLLASIIEMCQRGTLRIEPVGTKVGFLYRLSRQGLTQHEWERTICDSLPSRPTTLDALHDAIKKREDAVGDQIGDYLRQRGLFHDNPVRVRRENSDDGGTWWMLACILTGVGTGLWAALWLDQWWANVLIGAFAGLGYSFATVQMTMPRTGMLTPTPAGAAEIGQWLGWKESLARPELAGVADRPDSMLAHAVGLNAAQRWLGVAGKAPPWFGSGSAPPLRGADLDAAYHAFMHASEWWLAGRSGDAAKAAAGVGYELELELLEEESPDSESPARPRTADEVQLELPDTGTTACPRTADEVQDTAREPEAQGNLLEGAPAPPSEEDQPHPGERPTEELKGCGCLRGCLMWAISLLGTGVVALVVLFSLDVLSPRDKPCPLNSPPIPTPAQIAVAGDLFRDGCVRVRGTVVSKGIDELVMEIDRGEYVQRVNVRDPWEALRGIRQDRVVTLAGWLRVEEDGAYAVHFVADRGSDREWWRNLLENVEGLF